The following are from one region of the Haloactinomyces albus genome:
- a CDS encoding DeoR/GlpR family DNA-binding transcription regulator, whose protein sequence is MYGAERQQLLAQRARADGRIDVMAASTEFEVAPETIRRDLGALERQGLVRRVYGGAIPVDRLDFEPGVSQRDRINAAEKERIARAALELLPNRGTVLLDAGTTTTRLAGLFPGDRELTVVTNALPVANQLAPRGNCTLHMLGGRVRGTTLASVESWATDILAGLTIDVGFFGANGFSVAGGCTTPDTAEAAVKAAMVRACRRRVLLADHRKYGDDRFSRFAKLSEIDVVVTDSGLDEAAVAELTEAETEVVLA, encoded by the coding sequence ATGTATGGGGCCGAGCGTCAACAGCTGCTGGCGCAGCGTGCGCGAGCCGACGGGCGTATCGACGTCATGGCCGCGTCGACGGAGTTCGAGGTGGCGCCGGAGACGATCCGCCGTGATCTCGGAGCGCTGGAGCGACAGGGGCTGGTGCGCCGTGTCTACGGCGGGGCCATCCCGGTCGACCGGCTCGATTTCGAACCCGGTGTGTCCCAGCGGGACCGGATCAACGCCGCGGAGAAGGAGCGGATCGCCCGAGCGGCGTTGGAGCTGTTGCCGAACCGGGGAACGGTGCTGCTGGATGCGGGCACGACCACGACCCGGCTCGCAGGTCTGTTTCCCGGTGACCGTGAACTGACGGTCGTGACGAACGCGCTGCCGGTGGCCAATCAGCTCGCTCCTCGCGGAAACTGCACCCTGCACATGCTCGGGGGGCGCGTCCGGGGGACGACACTGGCCTCGGTCGAGTCGTGGGCGACGGACATACTCGCCGGACTGACGATCGATGTGGGTTTCTTCGGGGCCAACGGGTTTTCGGTCGCCGGTGGGTGTACGACTCCGGACACGGCGGAAGCGGCGGTCAAGGCCGCCATGGTCCGCGCCTGCCGCCGCCGGGTGCTGCTGGCCGACCACCGCAAGTACGGCGATGACCGGTTCAGCAGATTCGCGAAGCTCTCCGAGATCGATGTGGTGGTGACCGACAGCGGTCTGGACGAGGCGGCAGTGGCCGAGCTGACCGAGGCCGAGACCGAAGTGGTGCTCGCATGA
- the pfkB gene encoding 1-phosphofructokinase: MIVTVTPNPSLDRTVLVGELARGAVHRVEDVRLDPGGKGVNVARALVAANRPTMCVLPTGGTEGTCLAELLVAEAVPVVEVPAASTTRSNVTVVEADGTTTKLNEPGNALSDTEIAALENRTGELAGRADWVVACGSLPAGCPDDLYGRLVRAARAAGARVAVDASGPPLREACRARADLVTPNLAELSELAARPLNRLGDVVEVARRVQREGVATVLVSLGADGALLVEGNGVWHGTSASTFVRSTVGAGDALLAGFLLAGARGPSALHHAVAYGTAAVRLPGSRMPGPDDLCFDSVHVTGVDESLTLNGTAA, translated from the coding sequence ATGATCGTCACAGTGACCCCGAACCCGAGCCTGGACCGCACCGTGCTGGTCGGTGAGCTGGCACGTGGGGCGGTGCACCGGGTCGAGGACGTACGCCTCGACCCGGGAGGAAAGGGCGTGAACGTGGCGCGGGCGCTCGTCGCCGCGAACCGGCCGACCATGTGTGTCCTGCCCACCGGCGGAACCGAGGGGACGTGTCTGGCCGAGCTGCTGGTTGCCGAGGCCGTGCCGGTCGTGGAGGTCCCCGCTGCTTCGACCACCCGCAGCAACGTGACGGTGGTCGAAGCCGATGGGACGACGACCAAGCTCAACGAGCCGGGAAACGCGCTTTCCGACACCGAGATCGCAGCACTCGAAAACCGCACCGGTGAGCTCGCGGGACGAGCGGACTGGGTGGTGGCGTGCGGGAGCCTTCCGGCGGGATGCCCCGATGACCTGTACGGCCGCCTGGTTCGTGCCGCACGCGCGGCGGGGGCGCGGGTGGCCGTCGACGCCTCGGGACCACCGTTGCGGGAGGCGTGCCGGGCGCGCGCGGACCTCGTCACACCGAACCTGGCGGAACTGTCCGAACTGGCCGCACGGCCCCTGAACCGGCTCGGCGATGTCGTCGAGGTCGCCCGTCGGGTACAGCGCGAGGGAGTGGCCACGGTCCTGGTCAGCCTCGGCGCGGACGGTGCCTTGCTGGTGGAGGGCAACGGCGTGTGGCACGGCACGAGCGCGAGCACGTTCGTGCGGAGCACGGTAGGAGCGGGTGACGCCCTGCTCGCGGGGTTCCTGCTCGCGGGCGCCCGAGGACCGTCGGCGCTGCACCACGCCGTGGCCTACGGCACTGCCGCGGTACGACTGCCGGGCAGCCGGATGCCCGGACCGGACGATCTGTGCTTCGACTCGGTGCACGTCACCGGCGTCGACGAATCCCTGACCCTGAACGGAACCGCAGCATGA
- a CDS encoding PTS sugar transporter subunit IIA, translating into MNTELITSDLVDLDMWADDRRTAVRSLAQRLVADGRVTDLEQFLADVESREQQMATGMEGGIGIPHCRSAAVTTPTLAFGRSAAGIDFGADDGPATLVFLIAAPEGGDADHMAVLAALARRLVRAEFKQTLLDATDPSAVAEYVREEVKP; encoded by the coding sequence ATGAACACCGAATTGATCACCTCCGACCTCGTCGACCTGGACATGTGGGCCGACGATCGGCGCACTGCGGTGCGCTCGCTGGCGCAGCGTCTCGTGGCCGACGGGCGCGTCACCGACCTGGAGCAGTTCCTCGCCGACGTGGAATCCCGCGAACAGCAGATGGCCACCGGCATGGAGGGCGGCATCGGCATCCCGCACTGCCGGTCGGCGGCGGTGACCACACCGACCCTGGCGTTCGGGCGCAGCGCCGCGGGCATCGACTTCGGCGCGGACGACGGTCCGGCCACCCTCGTCTTCCTCATCGCCGCGCCGGAGGGTGGGGATGCCGACCACATGGCGGTGCTGGCCGCGCTGGCGCGGCGATTGGTCCGCGCCGAGTTCAAGCAGACCCTGCTCGATGCGACCGACCCCTCGGCGGTTGCCGAGTACGTGCGCGAGGAGGTCAAGCCGTGA
- a CDS encoding PTS fructose transporter subunit IIC: protein MKFVAVTACPTGIAHTYMAAEALEQAATAAGDEISVETQGSAGSTALSTTDIEQADAVILAADVGVQGRARFAGKPVVEGSVKQAVNDAACLLEQAGKAGSDAAAGAPADTPADVPAGTPGAAATEEPDTSERTGKPAAGSGMGSRLRQWLMTGVSHVIPFVAAGGLLIALSFALGGYRITEAPAVTEQFDPASLLSWAALANQIGTAAFGFLVPVLAGFIAFAMADRPALAPGFVGGAAAVAVGAGFLGGLVAGLLAGATVAALQRVEVPRAVAGIMPVVVLPLLGSLVVGGLMFVLLGKPIAAVMSALTSWLNGLTGASALLLGALLGGMIAFDMGGPVNKAAYTFAVGGLSTGSETALEIMAAVMAAGMVPPLALALAATVRSKLFGPAERQSARPAWLLGASFITEGAIPFAASDPLRVIPSMVVGSATTGALSMLFGATLRAPHGGLFVLPLVGRPLLYVVAISAGIVVAAAAVLIAKRIGRTPTTSESEPTPSETAAVAA from the coding sequence GTGAAGTTCGTCGCCGTCACCGCCTGCCCCACGGGCATCGCGCACACCTACATGGCCGCCGAAGCACTCGAGCAGGCCGCGACGGCGGCGGGCGACGAGATCTCCGTGGAGACACAGGGCTCGGCGGGCTCGACCGCGCTGTCCACAACGGACATCGAGCAGGCCGATGCCGTGATCCTGGCCGCCGACGTGGGCGTGCAGGGGCGTGCTCGGTTCGCGGGCAAACCCGTTGTGGAGGGCAGCGTCAAGCAGGCCGTCAACGACGCTGCCTGCTTGCTCGAACAAGCCGGAAAAGCCGGTTCCGACGCCGCTGCCGGTGCTCCTGCCGACACTCCTGCCGACGTCCCCGCGGGCACGCCGGGAGCCGCCGCCACGGAAGAGCCGGATACTTCCGAGCGGACGGGCAAGCCCGCTGCGGGGTCCGGCATGGGCAGCAGGCTGCGGCAGTGGTTGATGACCGGTGTCAGCCACGTCATTCCGTTCGTCGCAGCGGGCGGCCTGCTCATCGCCCTGAGCTTCGCGCTCGGTGGTTACCGGATCACCGAGGCCCCCGCTGTCACCGAGCAGTTCGACCCCGCGAGCCTGCTGAGCTGGGCGGCACTGGCCAACCAGATCGGCACGGCCGCGTTCGGATTCCTCGTTCCGGTGCTCGCGGGGTTCATCGCCTTCGCGATGGCCGATCGGCCCGCACTCGCCCCCGGCTTCGTGGGCGGCGCGGCCGCCGTGGCCGTCGGTGCCGGGTTCCTGGGCGGGCTCGTCGCCGGTCTGCTGGCGGGCGCGACCGTGGCTGCTCTGCAACGAGTCGAGGTTCCCCGCGCGGTCGCGGGGATCATGCCCGTGGTCGTCCTTCCTCTCCTCGGGTCTCTCGTGGTCGGCGGACTGATGTTCGTCCTGCTGGGCAAGCCGATCGCGGCCGTGATGTCGGCCCTGACGTCCTGGCTCAACGGGCTGACCGGTGCCAGTGCCCTGCTGCTCGGCGCGCTGCTCGGGGGCATGATCGCCTTCGACATGGGCGGTCCCGTGAACAAGGCCGCCTACACCTTCGCCGTGGGCGGCTTGAGCACCGGAAGCGAGACCGCGCTGGAGATCATGGCCGCCGTGATGGCCGCCGGTATGGTGCCGCCGCTGGCGCTGGCCCTGGCCGCAACCGTGCGCAGCAAGCTGTTCGGGCCTGCCGAACGGCAGAGCGCCCGACCGGCCTGGCTGCTCGGTGCCTCGTTCATCACCGAAGGCGCGATCCCGTTCGCCGCCTCCGACCCGTTGCGGGTCATCCCGTCCATGGTCGTCGGTTCGGCCACCACGGGTGCTCTGTCGATGCTGTTCGGCGCCACACTCCGCGCGCCGCACGGCGGGCTGTTCGTGCTGCCGCTGGTCGGTCGACCGCTGCTGTACGTGGTGGCCATTTCCGCGGGCATCGTGGTCGCGGCCGCAGCCGTGCTGATCGCCAAGCGGATCGGCCGCACACCGACCACCTCCGAATCCGAGCCGACACCGTCCGAGACCGCCGCAGTCGCCGCCTGA
- a CDS encoding HPr family phosphocarrier protein, translating to MPCRRVTIAARVGIHARPAALLSQRAGAQACRVTIARVDEGVPGEAVDAGSILALMTLGAEHGDEVELCADGEGEDGALEELTALLERDVDGEPAA from the coding sequence ATGCCGTGTCGCCGCGTCACCATCGCCGCCCGTGTCGGTATTCACGCCCGCCCCGCCGCGCTGCTGTCGCAACGCGCAGGCGCGCAGGCCTGCCGGGTCACCATCGCCAGGGTCGACGAGGGAGTTCCCGGTGAAGCCGTTGATGCGGGCAGCATCCTCGCGCTGATGACCCTCGGTGCCGAGCACGGCGACGAGGTCGAGCTCTGCGCCGACGGAGAGGGGGAGGACGGCGCCCTGGAGGAGTTGACCGCTCTCCTGGAGCGCGATGTGGACGGGGAGCCCGCAGCCTGA
- a CDS encoding helix-turn-helix domain-containing protein: protein MDRHISREIDARSLRGLAHPLRVRLLGLLRTDGPATASRLAELVGERSGTTSWHLRQLAEHGFIEQDTERGNRRERWWRAAQDSTRLQTEKFTGDPDTRESLTVLLHEFVTQHYRRSAEFAASVGEWPPDWVRAAEVSDWQLSLSAAELERLTAEMAELAERYRREPSEGDEQVAVQLQAFPRRGPSA, encoded by the coding sequence GTGGATCGACATATTTCTCGCGAAATTGACGCACGGAGCCTGCGCGGTCTGGCTCATCCCCTGCGAGTGCGCCTGCTGGGGCTGCTGCGCACGGACGGTCCTGCCACGGCCAGCAGGCTCGCCGAGCTTGTCGGGGAACGCTCGGGCACCACCAGCTGGCATCTGCGGCAGCTGGCCGAGCACGGTTTCATCGAGCAGGACACCGAACGCGGCAACCGGCGTGAGCGCTGGTGGCGGGCAGCGCAGGACAGCACGAGGCTGCAGACCGAGAAGTTCACCGGCGACCCGGACACGCGGGAATCACTCACCGTCCTGCTGCACGAGTTCGTCACCCAGCACTACCGCCGGAGCGCCGAATTCGCGGCCAGTGTGGGGGAGTGGCCCCCGGACTGGGTCCGCGCAGCCGAGGTCTCGGACTGGCAGTTGTCACTGAGTGCCGCCGAGTTGGAGCGGCTCACCGCGGAGATGGCCGAGCTGGCCGAACGCTACCGGCGCGAGCCGTCCGAGGGCGATGAGCAGGTCGCCGTGCAGCTCCAGGCCTTCCCCCGGCGCGGGCCGAGCGCATGA